In Tenacibaculum sp. 190524A02b, the genomic stretch CACATTTTCCATTATATTGAATAATCTTTCTTAGTGGGATAATATATGATTTATGAACTCTAATAAAATCTTTAGAAGCTAGTAAGTTTTCTAAAGATTTTAATGTTTTTAAAACTACGTGAAAATTTTTACCACATACAATTTTAACATAATCTTTCATTCCTTCAATATAATCTATTTCTTCGGTGAATACTTTAACATATTCATCACCGTCTTTTATAAAAAAAGAGCCTAAAGATAAAGAAGAAATATTAGTATTACTGGAATTAAGACTAGACTCATAACGATTAATAGCTTTTGTAAATCGCTTAAAGGAGACAGGTTTTAATAAATAATCAACAACATCTAAATCAAAACATTCAACAGCGTAGTGACTATAAGAGGTAACTAGAATAAACTTAATAGATTTATTTTTACATAAGTTAATTATATCTAAACCAGAAATGAAAGACATTTCAATATCGCTAAAAACTATATCTATAGTATTGTTTTTTAAGTAATCTAAAGCAGGTAAGGGATCAGTAAATGTTTTTAAAACCTTGTAATTTGGAAATTTATCTAAATATAATTGAATAACATCAATGGCTAATTGTTCGTCATCAATAATAATTACTTTATGCATATTAAAATTAATTAATCTAGTTCTATAATTAAATGTATAAAAAACCTATTTGAGGTATTTTCTATTTTTAGAATATGTTTTTTAGGATAGGTTAATTTTAGCCGATTTTTAATGTTGGTTAAGCCTTTCCCCTTTCTATTTACTATAGTTTTATTACTGTTAGTACTGTTTTCAACAGTAAAACTAAGAATATTATCATCAGTAAATAAATTAATTATGATATAAGAGTTTTTGTTACTTAGATGATCTCCATGTTTAAAAGCATTTTCTACAAAAGGAATTAAAGTAAATGGCTCTATAAGTATAAAGTCTATATTTCCTGAGAATGTGAACGTAATATTAGTATTGTTTCCAAACCTTACCTCTTCCAAGTCAATGTATTCATTTATAAATTTTAATTCTCTGGATAACTTCACTTTAGTTAAAGTTAAATCATCTGTTAAATAACGCATCATTCCAGAGAGCTTTAAAATAGTATCAGATGTTTTAGGGTTATTTTGAATAGACATGCTATACAATGAATTGAAGGCATTGTATAAGAAATGAGGGTTAAATTGTTGTCTTAATAATTGTTGTTGAGAAGATTTTAAAGAGTTAATCAAAGCCTGTTTTTTGTTGTTAGTTAATGCATTAATAGAGTAAACAATTAAAAAAAATAAAAATGATTTACCAATAAAGAGTAAAAAATGAGGAAATAAATTTAACCAATATATACCTTCAAAATTTTGATTACTATTTACTATTCTATACTCCTTTAAAAAGGCTAACAAGAATAAGGAGCTTAAAGATAAAATTATGCAGAGAAAAAGAGAATTCTTATTAGATTTTCTAAAAGCATAATAATTGGTTATATAAGCAATGGTTAAGGCGATTAAGCTTTCAAAAGAATCACTGGTAATTGCTTTTAAAAAACTTTTATGATAAAAATTAAGTATAGACCAACTACCAATTATCAAGCAAAGAACAATATGTAAACTCAAGTTAATTTTCTTTGTCATTATAAATACATTTAATGAAAGTAAATCTATATAATAATCTATTGTTAATATCGGAAATAACAACAAGGTTGTCGATGATTCTCCTAAGTAAATCTAATAGTTTTTTTTAGAAAGCTTAGGTAAACTACGTTTGCTTACGTAAATGTAAAAAATTAAAGGAGTAAAATGAGTAAGCTGAAGTTATATCATACATGTATAATTATGTTATTAAGTATAGTAACATATTCGCAAAGTCTAGATTTTAAAAAGTCACCATTTACAGGAGTAAAATGGAGTGAAAACTCACCAATAATAAGATATAATAAAAAATGGTACTTATTAAAAACTATAGATGGTTTTACTCAAGAAGAACTTATTAAGTTATGTAAGGAGAATTTTGGGGGTAAATGGAAAAAAAGATTTTCGGAAGATTTAGTTTATGTATTGTTTTATGGAAAAAAACATGTGGTAAAAAAACATGTTGAGCTAAAGTTACAGGATAAAGGGAAGTTATTTAAAGTTAGTGCAAAGCTAACTAAAGAAAATAGAGAGTTTGTAAAATTATATAATAAGAAATTTAATTTACCTCCTCAAAAAATAAGCTCAAAACAAGCTTTAGAAGATATAAATGAGTTTGAAAGAATTTTAAAAACAAAATCATCTTATATTCAGTTAATAAATTTTAATTATAGTGAAAAGTTAGATGTTTTAAGAAGTTTTTTATCGCAAAAAAAAGAAACAATAGATGTTAATTATTTGACAAATGAATTAGCAAAGATTCTAGCAGAAATAGGAGATAGGCATGCTTCAGTAAAAAATGATTTAAAAAATAAAAAAAATCATGCAACTTACGGGTTAAGGTTACCTTTTGGGATAACAGTTTTAAATGATAAATTAATAGCTGTAAAAGAAAAAAATAACCAATATGAGTTATTGCATAAAAAATACCCTTATATACAAAGTGTTAATAAGGTAAGTATTGAAAGTTATTTAGAGAATTATGCATATAAACATAAAAAAGCACCCAAAGAATCAAAACTTAAAAGAGCAGCAGAGAGTATTCAAAGAATAGGGAAGTTATATTTTGAAAATAATATAAATATAGAAGATACTATTTCAGTTACTTTTCATGATGATCAAGGAAATGTAAAAAAAGAGAATTATAAGTTAAGTAAAAAGAAACAAGGGTATAAATCCAGAACAGCAAGTAATTTTAGGAAAAACTATAACAATTTAGAATCTAATAAGTATAAAAAGCTGGATACACTGCTTGGGGAAAATATTGGTTATATAGCAATTCCTAGGATGAAAAACTTAAAAAGAGAAAAAAAATATAAAGAGTATCTACATAATGTTATTGGTAACTTTAGTAATACTAAGGCTTTAATTTTGGATTTAAGAAATAATCCTGGAGGACGTAGGGATGTTTTAAATTTATTGGGAGAGTATTTCATACCAAAGGATAAATCACCTTGGGTAGCAAATATAGCTTATGTTAGAACTGATAGTGTATTTGAAGATTATAAATCGATGGATAATAGATATCTGTTTAGATATGGATCTAAAAGGTTTAATGAAAAAGATAGAGAAGCAATAAACTCTTTTAATAATAACTTTACCCCTTATGTAAAAGCAGATGAATCTAAGTTTACAGAGCCGTACTATATGATTTTAAAAAGCAGAAAAGAATTTTATAAAGGAATAGTTTACATTTTAGTAGATGAAAAAACCTTTAGTGCGGCTTCTGTTTTTGCAGCTTCTTTAAAAGGACTCCCAAATGTTAAAATTGTAGGAAATACTACAGATGGCTCCAGTGGAAAGTCTCAGAAGTTTTATTTAACAAATTCACAAATAAGAGTTAAAGTTTCTACAATGATTTCTTATCAAAGAAATGGAAAAACATTAGATGGTAATGGTACACAACCAGATGTTTTCTTGCCAAAATCTTTAGAACAATTATTAAAGCTAGAAGATATTCAATTAGATTTTTTAGTTAAAATAATATCAAAAAAAGGTAGGGTTTAATTTATAAAGATTGTTTTAGTAAGGCAATTGAAACTT encodes the following:
- a CDS encoding LytTR family DNA-binding domain-containing protein, producing MHKVIIIDDEQLAIDVIQLYLDKFPNYKVLKTFTDPLPALDYLKNNTIDIVFSDIEMSFISGLDIINLCKNKSIKFILVTSYSHYAVECFDLDVVDYLLKPVSFKRFTKAINRYESSLNSSNTNISSLSLGSFFIKDGDEYVKVFTEEIDYIEGMKDYVKIVCGKNFHVVLKTLKSLENLLASKDFIRVHKSYIIPLRKIIQYNGKCVLINSSEIPVGSSYRNNIKDFLDKNKL
- a CDS encoding sensor histidine kinase; translated protein: MTKKINLSLHIVLCLIIGSWSILNFYHKSFLKAITSDSFESLIALTIAYITNYYAFRKSNKNSLFLCIILSLSSLFLLAFLKEYRIVNSNQNFEGIYWLNLFPHFLLFIGKSFLFFLIVYSINALTNNKKQALINSLKSSQQQLLRQQFNPHFLYNAFNSLYSMSIQNNPKTSDTILKLSGMMRYLTDDLTLTKVKLSRELKFINEYIDLEEVRFGNNTNITFTFSGNIDFILIEPFTLIPFVENAFKHGDHLSNKNSYIIINLFTDDNILSFTVENSTNSNKTIVNRKGKGLTNIKNRLKLTYPKKHILKIENTSNRFFIHLIIELD
- a CDS encoding S41 family peptidase, coding for MLLSIVTYSQSLDFKKSPFTGVKWSENSPIIRYNKKWYLLKTIDGFTQEELIKLCKENFGGKWKKRFSEDLVYVLFYGKKHVVKKHVELKLQDKGKLFKVSAKLTKENREFVKLYNKKFNLPPQKISSKQALEDINEFERILKTKSSYIQLINFNYSEKLDVLRSFLSQKKETIDVNYLTNELAKILAEIGDRHASVKNDLKNKKNHATYGLRLPFGITVLNDKLIAVKEKNNQYELLHKKYPYIQSVNKVSIESYLENYAYKHKKAPKESKLKRAAESIQRIGKLYFENNINIEDTISVTFHDDQGNVKKENYKLSKKKQGYKSRTASNFRKNYNNLESNKYKKLDTLLGENIGYIAIPRMKNLKREKKYKEYLHNVIGNFSNTKALILDLRNNPGGRRDVLNLLGEYFIPKDKSPWVANIAYVRTDSVFEDYKSMDNRYLFRYGSKRFNEKDREAINSFNNNFTPYVKADESKFTEPYYMILKSRKEFYKGIVYILVDEKTFSAASVFAASLKGLPNVKIVGNTTDGSSGKSQKFYLTNSQIRVKVSTMISYQRNGKTLDGNGTQPDVFLPKSLEQLLKLEDIQLDFLVKIISKKGRV